ACGGCTGAGGAAATGGTATGGTGTGGCTATTGCAGACACTGTAGGGATGGTTATCCAAATCACTGCATCAACCTCCAAGAAATTGGATTCAGCAGGGATGGTGCTTTCGCTGAATACATTGCTGTTCCAGCAAGGGTTGTCTGGGAGATAACAGAAATTGTAGAAAGATATGGGGAGAAAAAAGGTTATGAAGCTGGAGCATTAGTTGAACCAACCTCTGTTGCGTACAATGGAATCTTTGAAAGGGGAGGAGGTTTTAGACCTGGGGCATACGTGGTTGTATTTGGTGCTGGCCCTATAGGGCTGGCAGCTGTTGCACTATCTAAAGCTGCCGGGGCTGCCAAGGTTATAGCAGTTGAGATCGCAGAAGCAAGGCAAAAGTTAGCAAAGGAAATGGGTGCAGATGTCGTTATTGATCCAACTAAAATAGATTCAGTTTCTGGAAAAATCCTTGAAGTTACACATGGAGAAGGCGCTGATATGTATGTGGAAGCTGCTGGGGCTTTCCCAAAGACATGGCCAGCAATTGAAGAGACAATATGGAATGGTGAAAAAGTTAACGCAAAAGTCGTTGCCATCGGAAGGGCTGTAACACATGTTCCTCTTCAATTTGAAGTTCTGCAGGTTAGAAGAGCCCAGGTTTTTGGAGCCCAAGGGCATTCTGGACATGGAATCTTCCCGAGTGTTATTAATCTGATGGCATCCGGAAAAATTGATATGACAAAAATAGTGACCCACAGGTTCAAACTTGAGGATGCAGCTGAAGCATTGAAATTTGCGAGTGAGCAGAAAAGCAACATCGGGAAGGTTTTGATAAAGCCCTAACGTCACTTTTATTCTTTTTTGAGCTTCAGATGTCATGCTAAATGGAGGTGTAAAAATGTCACGTGAAATTCCAAAAGATTTAACATTTGAGAACACTCCAGTTGGAAAGTTGGAAAAATATATATGGACTGCAAGTGAAGAAGAAATAGACAGGATTTTGGAGGAATTTGGAATTCCAAGTCCGCCTGAACTGGCTAAGCCGGGAGTCTATATACAAACAACCCCGGGATACAAGGTTTTTGAAGAAGTCAGACAGTGTGATGTTGTGTTGATTCCCATTGGAAGTACGGAATTTCACGGCAACCACTTACCTTCGGGGACGGACACCCTCTATGTTACCCAGATAAGTGAAGCCGTGAGGAGATACATGAAGAAAAAAGGAAAACCTGTAGCGATAACCTGGCCAATAAACTATGGCTCCCATCCCTGGCACCATTACGGAATGCCTGGAACAGTGATAATTGAGGAAGACCACCTGAAGGATTACATCATTGATGTTATGCTGGGACTTTGGAACCTCGGCTATAGAAAGCAGATACTCATAAACAACCACGGTCACTTCTGGGTTCTTGAATCTGCTATTCAGGAATTTATGAAAAAGTATCAGCTGCCGGGGATATATATTGCTCTTGATTGGCACAGGGCGGCAGGAAAATTCTTCCGAACCAAAGAGAGGGGAGGGGAATTTGAGACAGACTTTGTTCATGCAGATGAGGCTGAAACGTCAATAGCCCTGCTTCTCTTCCCAAAAGAGATGGTTGATATGGACAAAGCAGTTGATACCACTCCAAGGGCTTATCTGCCGGATGGCCACTTTGATAAAGCTGTGGATGGTCTGCTGAGACCAATGAGATGGAGCAGTGCTGAGGGTCACATTCCAATTGAGATAGTAAATACTCCTGAAGGAGTTGTTGGAAAAGCCACGCTCGCTGATGCAAAAAAAGCAAAACGAGCTATAGCATTTATACTTAAATACTTGGAGCTATTGATTGACCAAATCCTTGAGAAATTCCCACCTGGGGAGGTTCCGCCGGTGGAAGAAGTGACCTTTAGAACAAGAGAAGAGATGGAAGATTATCTCAAGCTTCCGGGAGATGAAGGATGGAAACCGGTTTACGGACTCGTAAAGAGATTGGGGGGGAAGGGCTGATCTTCGTTTTTTACTTATATCGTTGGGGGGTCTGAATTGAAGGCTCTTGTTAAATACGCCAAAGGACCTTGGAATATTGAGCTTAGAGATGTTCCAGAGCCCAAAAGCCGGGAAGGCTATATAATTGTTGATGTGAAAGCTGCGGGAATATGTGCCTCTGATCTGCTGATAATCCATGATAAAGGGCATCCTTATGAGCCTCCAATTATTCTGGGTCACGAGTTCTCGGGAGTTGTCGCTGAGGACAAGGGGGAGTGGAAAAAAGGTGATAGGGTTACCTCCCAGACGACATTCTCCACTTGTGGAAAGTGTTATCTGTGCAAATCTGGCTATCCCCAACACTGTCCAGAGAAAAAAGTGATAGGCATAAAAGCGAATGGAGCATTCACTGAAAAAATTTTGGTTCCAGTGAGCGGTTTGCACAGAATACCCAAAAACATGAGCTTTGAAGAAGCAGCCATTACAGAGATCGGGGCTGACGTTGTTTACGCTTTGAATGAGAGAGCAAACCTGCAACCCGGGGAATTTGTAGTTATTTTCGGTCCCGGAGCAGTTGGACTATTTGCTGTCCAAGTGGCTAAAGCAACGGGAGCTGAAGTCGCCATAGTTGGCACAAAGATTGAAAGGGATGAATACAGGTTGAAGCTGGCTGAAAAGCTTGGGGCTGATTATGTGTTGTATGCCGAAGAAAATCCTGTTTCAGAAGTGAAGTATTTAACAAATGGTAAAGGAGCTGATGTCGCCTTTGAAGCAAGCGGTGCTGCTCCAGCGGTTCTCCAAGCTTTGCAAATAACAAGAAATCTTGGAAGGATAATAGCCTTTGGAATCCCCAAGGGCAGTGTAACTATTCCGTGGAACATGATTGTCTTTAAGGCAGTGGAAGTAATTTTCCATCTGTCCTCTTCGTGGACATCTTGGGAAAAGATTCTTTATCTGATGAGGGAAGGAAAAGTAAAAACAAAACCATTAATCTCCAAACCTTTTAGGCTTGAAGAATGGGAAAAGGCCATTAAAGAAGCTGAGACCGGGTTTAGTCCAAGGGTTATTCTAAAGCCATGACCAGAGGTA
Above is a genomic segment from Thermococcus sp. SY098 containing:
- the iolM gene encoding scyllo-inosose 3-dehydrogenase; protein product: MDDMLAAVLYAKWDPKPEYKPTPKDIEGKLTYLGGLVWRYPELRVERRPIPKIKEDEVLIKVKACGICGSDIHMYESDEDGYILYPGLTAFPCVLGHEFSGEIVKVGEKAYNQWGEKFEVGTPVTAEEMVWCGYCRHCRDGYPNHCINLQEIGFSRDGAFAEYIAVPARVVWEITEIVERYGEKKGYEAGALVEPTSVAYNGIFERGGGFRPGAYVVVFGAGPIGLAAVALSKAAGAAKVIAVEIAEARQKLAKEMGADVVIDPTKIDSVSGKILEVTHGEGADMYVEAAGAFPKTWPAIEETIWNGEKVNAKVVAIGRAVTHVPLQFEVLQVRRAQVFGAQGHSGHGIFPSVINLMASGKIDMTKIVTHRFKLEDAAEALKFASEQKSNIGKVLIKP
- the iolN gene encoding 3-dehydro-scyllo-inosose hydrolase; the protein is MSREIPKDLTFENTPVGKLEKYIWTASEEEIDRILEEFGIPSPPELAKPGVYIQTTPGYKVFEEVRQCDVVLIPIGSTEFHGNHLPSGTDTLYVTQISEAVRRYMKKKGKPVAITWPINYGSHPWHHYGMPGTVIIEEDHLKDYIIDVMLGLWNLGYRKQILINNHGHFWVLESAIQEFMKKYQLPGIYIALDWHRAAGKFFRTKERGGEFETDFVHADEAETSIALLLFPKEMVDMDKAVDTTPRAYLPDGHFDKAVDGLLRPMRWSSAEGHIPIEIVNTPEGVVGKATLADAKKAKRAIAFILKYLELLIDQILEKFPPGEVPPVEEVTFRTREEMEDYLKLPGDEGWKPVYGLVKRLGGKG
- a CDS encoding zinc-binding dehydrogenase → MKALVKYAKGPWNIELRDVPEPKSREGYIIVDVKAAGICASDLLIIHDKGHPYEPPIILGHEFSGVVAEDKGEWKKGDRVTSQTTFSTCGKCYLCKSGYPQHCPEKKVIGIKANGAFTEKILVPVSGLHRIPKNMSFEEAAITEIGADVVYALNERANLQPGEFVVIFGPGAVGLFAVQVAKATGAEVAIVGTKIERDEYRLKLAEKLGADYVLYAEENPVSEVKYLTNGKGADVAFEASGAAPAVLQALQITRNLGRIIAFGIPKGSVTIPWNMIVFKAVEVIFHLSSSWTSWEKILYLMREGKVKTKPLISKPFRLEEWEKAIKEAETGFSPRVILKP